The DNA window CATGAAGGTCGCTTTTTTGGCCAACGGGCCGGGAGAAGTCTGGGGCTGGTGCCGGCCGCTCATCAAGGAAGCCGTCGGCAGAAATTGGACGGTGGACGTGCATCTTTTGCCCTGCCCTTTCGCTTCAGGCCGGGAGGTCAACGCGCTTTCGCGGCTTCCCGCGACGATATTGAGGCACCGGACGACCGCCGGCGCCCTGCGATGTTTTTTTTCGGCGGAAAAGTATGACGCCGTTTTACAGCTGGGGGGCGACTTGTTTTTCGGCCGCCTTCTGGCATGGAGACAGCGCGCCCCTTTGGCCTGCTATTCTTACGGTCGCAAAAAAGGCATGAAACGCTGTGAAAAAGTGCTGACGTCCCGCCCCGGACTGTTCAGTTCCGAGAGATTGGAAGTTGTCGGGGATCTGGTGCTGGACAGCCTCGATCCGGGCATTCCGGAAAGCTGGCACGCGCCTCGTGGCAAGCGGCTGGCGCTTTTTCCCGGCAGCCGTCCGAACATCCGGCGCAAGGCCTTTTTTTTCCTGAAAGATTTTCGTTCACATTTGCTGGAGATCGATCCCGAGATCGAATTAAGGGTTCTCCTGTCGCCGTTTTCGGAGGAGAGCGAGTCCCGACTCTGGAGCGAGAGCGGCTTTTCAGTCTGGATGGGAACGACGCCTGCGGGCGTTGACGGCGCGGATCTTGCCTTGACGCAGCCCGGGACGAATACCCTGGAGCTGATGTACTGCAAGCAACCACTTGCGGTGGCGGTTCCCTTTTCTTTTCTGCGGCAGATGCCGATCGCCGGGCTGGTTGGCATGCTCGACCGCGTTCCCTGGTT is part of the Pyramidobacter porci genome and encodes:
- a CDS encoding glycosyltransferase family protein, giving the protein MKVAFLANGPGEVWGWCRPLIKEAVGRNWTVDVHLLPCPFASGREVNALSRLPATILRHRTTAGALRCFFSAEKYDAVLQLGGDLFFGRLLAWRQRAPLACYSYGRKKGMKRCEKVLTSRPGLFSSERLEVVGDLVLDSLDPGIPESWHAPRGKRLALFPGSRPNIRRKAFFFLKDFRSHLLEIDPEIELRVLLSPFSEESESRLWSESGFSVWMGTTPAGVDGADLALTQPGTNTLELMYCKQPLAVAVPFSFLRQMPIAGLVGMLDRVPWFGSALRERIIRKAIPKHIGKMSWPNRLVKESFVPEFIGEYSASRLADEIAKVLRDPESLEAQRKRLYELAAAVAPGAPAKICNILERMAADHERERK